The genomic region AGGATTTCAATTTCTACCGCGTGCCGTCGACGGTGCCGGTTCCGCTGATCGTATGGGCGCATCCCAACGGGATGAGCAAGGGGCTGCCCCCCACCTCGCCGACCTACCAGGCGCTGGTGGTGCCGGCCTTGCAGGCGGGCTTTTCGTTCGCGTCGATCGAGTTCCGGCATCCGGTCGTGAACGAGGATCTGCAGAACAGCCCGAAGTCTCCGGGCATACCGCAATACGATATCGCCCGGGCGCTCCAGTTCATTCGCGCCAACGCCGATGCCTTGGGTATCGACAAGCGCAATGTCTTCATCGTCGCGCAGTCGCGGGGCACGCTGGGAATATGGACGGCGCTGCAGGACGACATGAAGAAGCCGAACAGCAGCGACCCCGTGCTGCGGGAATCCACCCGCGTCAATGCGGTCTACGCGGTGAAAGGGCAGACCACCTACGACGGCGTCGAATTCGCGGATCTTTTCATCGTGAAGTCGGACCGCGAGGCGTTCGTCGCTGATTTCCAGAGCCAATACTCGAACGAGGACCAGTTCGGTACCGCGATCGGAAGTGTGAGCGCAGGCATCGATCCCGACCCGCCGGTGCGTCTCATCTACGATGCGCCGGTGATACCGCGCAAACTCACGCTTGCGGAGATAGCGCTGCAGGACTCGATCCACTATCCGAACTTCGGTCCTGCGCTGTGCAATGCCTACGTCGTCGCCTTCGGCAACAGCGCGCGCTGCAGCTACGATGCCGACCAGCGCTATAAAGACGACCCGATCGCCGCGTATGCCGGCTACGTGCAGTTCTTCCAGGCGCACCTGCAGCCTTGAGCTTCGCCGTGGGATTTCGGCGGCTTCAACGAACAACCCCGCCGCGGCGGGGTTGTTCGTGCTCGGGCCGGTGCGGGTGCTCGGGTCAGGCCAGCAGCGACCGCAGCATCCACGCGTTCTTCTCGTGGATGTTCAGGCGCTGGGTCATGAGGTCGGTGGTGGGGTCGTCGCCGGCGTTGTCCGCGGTCTTCAGCACCTTGCGCGCGGTGCGGCAGACCGCCTCGTTGCCGATGACGAGCTGGCGCACCATCTCGCGCCAGTCGGCGGTATCGGAGAGACCCGGTTCCTCGGCGATCGAGCTGAGCTTGATGAATTCGGCATAGGACCCCGGCGCATTGAAGCCCAGCGCGCGGATGCGCTCGGCGGTTTCGTCCAGCGCGGTCCACTGTTCGGTGTATTGGCCCTCGAACATCACGTGCAGGCTGTTGAACATCGGCCCGTTGACGTTCCAGTGGAAATTGTGGGTCTTCAGGTACAGGGTGAAGCTGTCGGCCAGGAAGCGCGACAGGCCTTCGGAGATCTTCTTGCGATCGGACGACGAGATCCCGATATCGATCTCGCCCGCGCTGGCGTCCGCGTGCGCTTTGGTGGAGGTCTTGTCGGCGGAAGAGGATTTGGCGGCTTTTTCGGTTTTCGATGGTTTGGCCATGACTCGTCTCCGGACGGGGGATCCATCACACTATCGTCCCGCAGACCGCATTAGAAATCCGTTTTCCCGATCACAGCCATCGATGACGACGATCGAACCCGCTAAAAATGGCCCAGGCCCCGGCAAACCGCATGATCGCGCCCTGCAGAACGCACGGCGCGCGGTCGACGGCGCGTTGTCGCGCGACCGTGGCCGGCTGCTCGGGCTGTGGTCGCGCTGGAACGCGAAAACGGAGGATGCCGGCACGCAGGCGGCTTTCGCCGAAGCGCTGGCGAAGTCGGTTACCGCGCGCGAAGCGCGTGCAAAGGCGCTGCCGACCGTGTTCGAAATCGATCCGGCGCTACCCATCGGCGGCGAGGCCGAGCGCATCGTCGAACTCATCCGCAATCACCAGGTCGTCGTGATCGCCGGCGAGACCGGCTCGGGCAAGACCACCCAGTTGCCGAAGCTGTGCCTTGCCGCCGGTCGCGGCGCCGCCGGCATGATCGGCTGCACCCAGCCGCGCCGGATCGCCGCGCGCGCGGTCGCGCGACGCGTGGCCGAAGAGTTGAAGACGCAGGTAGGCGGTCTGGTCGGTTTCCAGGTCCGCTTCAACGACAATGTCGGCGAACAGACCGCCGTCAAGTTCATGACCGACGGCATCCTGCTGGCCGAGATCCAGTCCGACCGCTGGCTGTCGGCCTACGACACGATCATCGTCGACGAGGCGCACGAGCGCAGTCTCAACATCGATTTCCTGCTCGGCTATCTCAAGCAGCTGCTGGTCAAACGCCGCGATCTGAAAGTGATCGTCACCTCGGCGACCATCGACACCGAACGGTTTTCGCAGCATTTCGGCAACGCGCCGGTGGTGAGCGTGGAAGGCCGTGGTTATCCGGTGGACGTGCGCTACCGGCCATTGAATGCGGGCAGCGACGAAAACGGCGATGGCGAAGACGATGCGGGTGAAGGCGGGCGTTCGGTGCTCGACGGCATCGTGTCCGCGTGCGATGAGATCGCGCGCATGGGCGGCATGGGCGACACGCTGATCTTCCTGCCCGGCGAGCGCGAGATCCGCGACGCGCATCAGGCGCTGGAGAAGCGCAAATACCGGCACACCGAAGTGCTGCCGCTGTACGCGCGGCTGTCGGCCCGCGATCAGGACCGCGTGTTCAATCCCGGTCCGCAGCGGCGGATCGTGCTGGCGACGAATGTGGCCGAAACCTCGCTGACCGTGCCGCGCATCCACTACGTGGTCGATCCCGGTTTCGCGCGGGTGAAGCGCTACAGCCCGCGACAGAAGCTCGACCGGCTGCATATCGAGTCGATTTCGCAGGCGAGCGCAGACCAGCGCAAAGGACGCTGCGGCCGGATCGCGCCCGGCACCTGTTTCCGCCTGTATGCGGAAGCCGATTTCCTTTCGCGCGACGCCTACACCGATCCGGAAATCCGCCGCGCCGCGCTGGCCGGCGTGATCCTGCGCATGCTGTCGCTGGGACTGGGGCGGATCGAGGACTTTCCATTCCTCGAGCCGCCGGAACCGCGCGCGGTCGCCGATGGCTGGCAGCAGCTGAGCGAACTGGGCGCGATCGATGACGCGCGCAAGCTCACGCAGATCGGCCGCACGATGGCGCGGTTGCCGGTGGACGTGAAACTGGCGCGGATGCTGATCGCCGCGCAGAAACACGGCTGCCTGCGCGAGATGCTGATGATCGCGAGTTTCCTCGGCATCCAGGATCCGCGCGAGCGTCCATCCGATCAGCGCGGCGCGGCCGATGCCGCGCATGCCGAATTCGCGGACCCGAAGTCCGAGTTCGTCGGCATCCTCAAGCTGTGGGACGCCTACCGCGCCGCGCACGAGGACATGACCCAGTCGCAGCTGCGCAAGTGGGCGGACAAGCATTTCCTCGGTTTCCTGCGCCTGCGCGAATGGCGCGAACTGCATCGGCAGTTGAAGCTGCAGTGCGATGAGTTGGACTGGAAATCCGACGATGGCGGCCGTGGGACGGGCTCAAGCCCGCCATCGCCGACGTTGGATGCAACGGAAGCGGTGCGCCAGGGCGCACCCTATGCGGCCTTGCATCGCGCCTTGATCGCCGGTCTGCCCACGCAGATCGGCAACCGCACCGAGCGCGGGCTCTACGACGGTCCGCGCGGACGCAAGTACACGATCTTCCCGGGTTCGCCGCTGTCGAAAAAACCGCCGCCGTGGCTGCTGTCGGCCACGCTGCTGGATACCGAGAAAGTCTGGTCGATGACCAACGCCGCGATCGAACCGGAATGGGTGATCGACGAATTGCCGCATCTGCTCGCGCGTCGGTATCACGATCCGCACTGGGCGCGCTCGCAGGGCAGGGTGGTGGGCAGCGAACAGATCAGCCTGTTCGGGCTGGTGCTGGCGCCGAAGAAACCCGTGCACTACGGCGCGCTGTTCCCGGAGGAATCGCGGCAGATCTTCGCGCGCGATGCGCTGGTGACCGGCGAGATCAACACCCGCGCGGGATTCCTGCAGCGCAATCTCGCGATGCTGGCGAAAGCCAGGGAAGAGGAAGCCAAGCAGCGCCGCGCCGGACTGGTCGTCGACGAAGACTGGCAGGCGCAGTGGTATCTCGACCGCCTGCCGCCGCAGATCCACAACCAGCAGGCGCTGGATGCGTGGTACGGAAAATTGCCGGCGGCGGAAAAAGCGAAGCTCGAATGGTCGTTCGACGATCTGATGGTCGGTGGCGCCAGCGACGCCGAGCGTTTTCCGAAGTATCTGCCGCTTGGCGATGTGCGTCTGGCGGTGAACTACCGTTTCGAGCCCGGTGCGCCGGACGATGGCATGACCGTGGCGGTGCCGCTGCATCTGCTCAATGCGCTGGATTCGACGCGGCTGTCGTGGCTGGCGCCGGGCTTCGTGCAGGACAAGGCCGCGGCCTTGATCAAGTCGCTGCCGAAGATCCTGCGTCGCAACTTCGTGCCGGCGCCGGACTTCGCGCGTGCGTTCGCGGAGGCGTTTCCTCTGCACGATGCAGACAGCATCGAGGGCGCGTTGGCGCGGTTCCTGAAAAAACTCACCGGCGCGGAGGTCGGTGCTGTCGATTTCGATCCCGCGTCCATCGATGCGCACCTGCGCGCCAACCTGCGGTTGCTCGATGCGGACAGTCGCAACGTGCTCGCCGAATCCCGCGACCTCGACGACCTGCGCGCGCGTTTCGGCAAACGCGCCGCCGATGCGTTCTCTGTGCGCGCGGCGGAAGGGCTGGCGCAGCGGGGATTGACCGATTTTCCGCTGATATCGATTCCACTCTCGGTACCTGGCGCAGGCGGTGTTCCCGCCTATCCGGCGCTGCACGACGACGGCGACAGCGTGTCGCTGGCGGTGCATGCCGAGCGCGCCGAAGCGCAGCGGCATCATCCACAGGGCGTGCGCCGCCTGCTGCGGATCGCATCGGCGGAAAAACTCAAGCAGGCGCGCAAACAGCTGCCGGTGCAGGCGAAGACCGCGTTGCTGTATGCCGCGATCGAATCGCAGTCGCCGCGTCGCGATGGCTTGAAGGACAGCGATCGCCTGCGTGAGGATCTGGTCGAAGGCGCGTTCGTCGCGCTCGCTGCAGAGGGCCTGGATGCGATCCGCGATGGTGCTGCGTTCGAGCAGCGCCGGGACGCCATCGCGAAGCAGCTCTTCGCCGAAGCGATGACACGGTTGCAGCAGGCCGAAACCATCCTCGGACGCGTCGCCGAGGTGCGCGCCGCGCTCGAATCGAAACTCATGGGTTGGGCGAAAGCCAATCTCGACGATCTGCATGCGCAGCTTGCCGCGCTGGCATCGCCGGGCTTCCTGCGCGATACGCCCGCAGATGCGCTGGGCGAATACCCGCGCTATCTCAAAGCGATGACGCTGCGCGCCGAACGCGCGCTGCGCGATCCGGTGCGCGACCAGGCACGGATGCTGGAGCTCAAACCATTTGCCGATGCGCTCGCGGATGCGCACGCTCGCGGAATCGATGCCGCGTCCGGCTGGCAAACCCTGCGCTGGGAGCTGGAGGAGTTCCGGGTCTCGCTGTTCGCCCAGGAAATGGGGGCCAAGAGCGGCATTTCGGCGAAAAAGCTGGCCGCCCGTCTCGCGCAACTGCGATAGCGTGCGCGTTCCCGCAAGGGCGATCTCCTGAACGCTTGATTTCCCGGCGGCGTTTTCTGATCCTGTCGATGTCTTGGATGCATGGATGCTGGAGTCTTCTCCAGCGGCCTCGTAAGGACATGAAGGAGCTCGTCATGACACGGGTCACCGAGAGCGTTCGCGAATCTCCGCCGGAAGCCGACGGCGGACATGTGCCGATCACCGCGCTGCTGCAGGCCTGGCGTCGGGGCGAACCCGATGCGGCGCAGGCACTGTTGCCGCAGGTCTATCTGCGACTGCATCGACTCGCCGAGCGCGCCTTGCGCGGCGAACGCCAGGATCACACGCTGCGCGCGACGGCGTTGATCCACGAAGCCTTCATCCGCCTGGCGGACCACGCATCGCCCGACTGGCAGGATCGCGGGCATTTCTTCGCACTCGTCGCGCGCATGATGCGTCGCATCCTGGTCGATCATGCGCGCGCCCAGCGCGCCGTGCGACGCGGCGACGGGCAGGTGCATTTCGTCGATATCGACGATGTGGCCGATCTGTTGCCCGCAGCGGAGGGCGACCCGCTGGATCTGATCGCGCTCGACGATGCGCTCGACGCGCTCGCGCGGCACGACGTGCGCAAGGCGCGGGTGGTGGAATTCCGCTGTTTCCTCGGCCTGTCGGTGGAGGAAACGGCGGAACTGCTCGGCGTTTCGGAACCCACCGTGATCCTCGATCTGCGTTTGGCGCGTGCCTGGCTTTCGACACGGTTGGGGACGACCGATGCCTGACCCGTCGACCACGCCTTCATCGGCTGCGACTTCATCAGCATTGGACGTTGGGGGGATCGCCCGTTTTCGTCGGGTCGAAGCGCTGTTCGCGGCGGCGCTCGATCAGCCTGCCGCGGTGCGTGCGGACTGGCTGCAGGCCGAGGAAGCGGATGCATCGATCCGCGATGAAGTGTCGCGGCTGCTCATCGCCGATGCCCGTGCGGACGAGGAAGCGATCGAACGGGCGTTGGCGATGGCGGCGAATGGCGTCCTGGATGCGCAGCCTCGCGCGCTCCAGCCGGGTGTGGATGGCGACGGGGCCGACGCCATCGAGGGCTGGCACCTTGAGCGGCGCATCGGCGAAGGCGGCATGGGCACCGTGTACCTGGCGCGATCGACGTCCGGCGACGGGCCCCCGGTGGCGATCAAACTCCTGCGGGAGGGCGTGGATCCGGTGCTGCTGTCGCGCCGTTTCGAAGCGGAACGGAAGATCCTCGCGACGCTGTCGCATCCCGGCATCGCCCGATTGCTCGATGCCGGCCGTACCCGCACGGGCAGTCCGTATCTCGTGTTGGAATACATCGAAGGCATGCCGATCGACGACTACTGCGACCAGCTGCGTCTCGGCGTGCGCGAACGGGTCGAGCTGATGTCGCGGGTCTGCGAGGCGGTGCAGAACGCGCATCGCAATCTGGTGGTGCATCGCGATCTCAAGCCCAGCAACGTGCTGGTCACGCCGGGCGGCGAACCGAAGCTGCTGGATTTCGGCATCGCCAAACTGATCGAAGCCAGACTGATCGAAAGCGGCGACGAACCGCCGGCGGCGGCGAACACCGGCACGGTCACCCGTCTGGGCTGGATGACACCCGCGTATGCCAGCCCGGAACAGGTGCTGAGCGCGCCTGCGCGCCCCGCGAGCGATGTCTACAGTCTCGGCGTGCTGCTGTACCGGCTGTTGACCGGCTTGTCCCCTTACGGCGACGCGGAATCGAATCCGTCGAAGCTCGCGCAGGCGATCGTCGAACTGGATCCCGAGCGCGCCAGCGCGAGGATTCTGTCGACGCAGATCACCGGCCCGTCGCTGGCGCGGGCGGAACAGCGGCGGACCACGCCCGGCCTGCTCGCGCGGACGCTCAGCGGCGATCTCGACATCATCCTCGGCAAAGCGCTGGCCAAGGAGCCGGATCGCCGCTACGGCGCGGCCGGAGAGTTGGCGGCCGATCTCTCGCGCTGGTTGCGCGGGCTGCCGATCTCGGCGCGGCCGGCGACGTTCCGCTACCGCGCAGGCAAGTTCCTGCGTCGCCATCGCCTGGCCACGGCACTCGCCGGATTGACGACGCTGCTCGCCGTGACATTCGTGATCGTGGTGGTGGTGCTGCTCGCGCGCACCCGCGTCGAGCGCGATCGCGCCACGCAGATGTCGGCGCTGCTGACCGATCTGTTCGAGGTCGCCGAACCCGGCCCTGATCAAGGCAGCCGCATCACCGCACAGGCATTGCTGGATCGCGGCGCCGAGCGCGCGGCGGTGCGCCTGCAGGACCAGCCGGATTCGCGCGCGCGCTTCCTCGCGACGCTGGGCCGTCTCTACCAGCAGTTGGGCCTCTACGATCGCGCTGCGGGGAGTCTGCAGGAGGCCATCGCGTTGCAGCGCAAGCTGGTCGGAGAGCGATCGATCGAGGTTGCGGATCTGACCGATCATCTGGCGCGGGTGAAGGCCGGCGCCGGCGAATTCCGCGAAGCCGAACCCCTGTTCCGCCGCGCGCTGGAACTGCGGCGTTCGCTGCTGCCGGCCGGCGATGAGCGCATCTCCAGCAGCATCAACAATCTGGCCCTGGTCCGTCACGACCTGGGGCATTACGAAGAGGCGGAGCCGCTGTATCGGGAGATCGCGGGTGACACCGCGAATCCCGCAGGCGATCCGGACGGCACCACGCTGGGCAATCTGGCGCTGCTGTATTTCGATCTGGGGCGTCTGGAGGAGAGCGAAGCGGCGTATCGCCGCGTGATCGAACTCCGGTCCCGTACATACGGCCCCGATGATGTCGAAACCGCCTACGCCTACGATGAGCTCGGAATGGTGCTGGCGGCGCGCGGCAAACACACCGAGGGCAAGGCGCAGATCGAGCGCGGTCTGCGGATCAGGCGTCAGCGCGTCGGCAACGAGCATCGCGACGTCGCGCGCAGCCTCGGCCATCTGGGCGCCGCCGAACGTCTGTCGGGCGATCCGGATGCCGCCGAACGGCATCTGCGCCAGGCGCTCGAACTGCAGTTGAGGCTGTTGGGCAAAGACCACGCCGAGGTGGCCGACAGCCAGCTCGAACTCGGTCTCGTGCTGCTCGATCGCGGTCGATTGGATGAGGCCGGCGAACTGCTCCAGCGTGCGCGCGATCTGCATGCGATCGCCGTGGGCGCGGAGCATCCGCTGCAGGGGCGGCCCTTGGCCGGCCTCGCGCGCTGGGCGGCGATGCGCGGCGATTGCGCCAACGCCGTGGCGCTGGCGGATCAGGCCATACAACGATTGCCCAAGCTCGATCCGCGACGTGTCGAGTTGCGGGGCGTGATCGAACACTGCAATCGCCCGAGCGCCGACTGAGCGCGCGGCTGTCGTGCGAAAACGTGCTCCGGCGGTCGATGTTCCGATCGCCGGAGCGTTGCGTGCTCAGCGACGCTTGAGCAGTGGCGGTGCGCCATTCGGAAAGAGCGGAATATTCCACTCTTCCATCGGATCGCCGATCGCCGAGATTCCGATCACATTGCCGGTGGTGACATCGACGCGACCGCTCACGTTCTGGTCGAAGCCGATATTGACCAGGCTGTTGTTGCCGTCCTGATAACTGAATGATGTATTGCCGTAGCGAAGACCGACGAACGGCTGCGGCGTGTAGTTGGTGACGTCCCCCGACAACGGCAAGACCTGGAAGAAGCGATACCAGTGGTTGCCGACATTGGCGACGGTGTTGTTGACGAAATTGTGGTACGACGGCCACGCCAGGCCCGGCGAAACGCGGGCGATCGGCGCCACCTTGCGGTTGACCGCGATGCCCTGCTCGACGACCCGGATCGCTCCGCCCGGTTCGCGTGCGTTGGCTCCGACCAGCTCCTCGCCATAGGTTTTCTCGAACTGGTATGGAGATCCGTTGATCGAGATTTCGCGCATGGTCCAGCCGATCAGGCCTGCCTTGCATGCGCGGATGTCCGCCCAGCCATCGAAGAACGGCGATGCCGGAAACCCGGGCGTTCCCGGCGTCAAGCGCAAGGTCTGCCCGGGCAGCAGCGAGGCCACGGTATTGGTGCCGGCGACGCCGCCATTGCGATTGCGATACGTGACGGTGATCGGCCCGATATTCGTGGTGGAGGCATTCAACACGCCGATCAGCGTATCGGTCCGTGGCAAGGGTATCGACGTCTGCTGGGTTACTTCGGCGCTGGTCAGGCCATACGAAGGTGTGTTGGCCATCATCGCGCTGCCGACCCGGAATTTCTTGCCCGGACTCATCGATGGACTCGTCGGTGAGCCGTAGGCGAAGAAATCGGCCAGGTACAGTTCGCCGACCAGCGGCGATTGATTGGACGATACGAAGGCCCATGCATTGTCGTCGAGCGCGCCAGTGCCGGTCAGATAGAACGCTTCAGCGGTCTGCCACAGGCTCATATCGATGAACTGGCCATAGCCGGGCAGCGTTGCGCTGAGGGTCGGGAACGCGATGCCGCTGCTGCTGCCCTTGAATGCAGTGATCGTCGTCGGCGTCGGTGCCGTATTCATCACGCAGTAGAACGGCAGATTGCCGTTGAGGAAGTCGAAGGGGCTGCTGTTGGACAGCGGCATCGGCCCGGCATACAGGCTCTTGCCGGCCGGTTGCGCCGCCTGCAGTTGCTGCATCGTGCCTTCGCCCGGATGCAGGAAGTCCGGATCGGTGATCCGTGTGCCGCCGATCAGCACCGAATCCAGATAGTGCAGCGATGAACCGACGATCGGTTGGTCGGAGACGATTCTGGCCGAGCCGACGCCGTTCGCGAGGGATTGCAGCTCGGGCACGCCGCGCGTCCAGGTTTCGTTGGGTCCCAGCGTCACCGACAGCGTGGTCGCCGGGTTGCCGTTGCGGTCGCGCAGTTCGACCTGGACGTTTGCGGTCACGGTCGGACTCGGGTTGTTCACCACCAGCGCGCTGCGGAAGCCGCCCAGGGGCGCCGCCAGATCCTTGTCCCTCGGGTTGTAGAACAGACAGGGCGCGAATTTCTCGGTGGTCGCATAGCCCTGCAGGTTGGTCGACGAGTGCATCCATTTGTAGTCTTGCTGCGAACTGTAGGTTTCCGGCGTTTGCGGTTGTCCGATCTTCTCGCCCGGACGCTCGTTCAGGCCGCTCGCGATCGGTTGTGCGGGAATCGGACAGGCGGGGGGAACCGGAACCGGCGTCTGGGCACAGACGGTGCCGGTGACCAGCGCGATGACGGCCGCGGTGATGAGGGTACGCATAGGGAACTCCTTATCCTTACTCAAGGGGATTTGCTTCACGAAAGCGCCGGATCGGCGCGGCCCGGCCGCTCCAACCGACCTTCCATCGCGTCATCGGAGAACGCGCGTCCTGCGTGTTCGCCGCGTCGCCGGCCCGGGTCGCGCCCGGGCCTGCAGGGTCCATCCAGCCGTGCGTCCATGAACGGCCCGACGCACCGTCGTCCACGGGTCGTCATCCCTGTAAGCGCAGGAAAGGGGGCGGGGAGATAAGCGACAGCGAAAAAATGCCTGCCGGGCGCGATGCGGGCACGGTCATCCCGCGCAGTGCCGGGCCCGTGACCGGGGTTCCATTGTTCGCGGCGGCGGTTTGCTAGCCTCGGGCCATGGAACTTCTGGCAGGACGCCGCCGACTGCCGGGCATGCGCGTGACCGGCGGCCTCCTGTTCACCGGAAAGGAACACCCATGAAAATCACGATGACGAAAGGGTTTGCGATCGCGCTGATGGCCGGCGCGATGGGGATCGGCAATGCACAGGCGGTCGGTTGGCCGCAGCCGAACATCGCCTGCACCTCCGCGAATGAAGGCACGACCTACGACGTGCAGTATTTTTCGCGCTGGGAACGACTGCAGATCACCTATTACTGCGATGGCACCGCGTGGCAGTTGTGGCAGGTGTGCGATCTGAATCCCGGCGGCATCTGCGTCGCCTATTGATCTTCCGACATCCCGGCGTCGCGTGGCGCCGGGATGTGGCGGCCGAAAGGATGGTGCGGGTAAAACAACCGCATCCGTCGATCCTCCTCACTTCACCCGTTCCACCTTCGCCCGGGTGTTGTAGCCCTTCACCGCGAGATACCAGGCGTTGCCGGCGATGCTCGGCGTGATCCGCACTTCGGGATCGTCGAGTTTGACGCCGACGAGCGATGCGCCGTCGGTCTGGCGCCAGACCTGGTTGTTGTCGAGGGTGTATTCGCGGCCTTTGACAAAGCCGCGGAACGGACCGGGCATTCGCGCGACGATGGGTTCGTTCGAGCCGAAGTGGAAGAAGCCGCGGTTTTCCTCCTCGACCTTGTCCTTGGCTTGCGCGGTGGCCTCGGTGACGACGGTGTCGATCTTGCGGCCGAGCCATTGGTTGAGTTTCGCCAGCTCCTCTGCGCTGAGCTTGTCCAGGCCGGCGGCCTTGAACTCCTGCGGCGTCATCTCGCGCTCGATGGGTTGCTGCGCGAGCGTGGCGAGCGGCGAAAGCGCGAAAGCGGCGAGCAGGGCGAGCGGGAGCAGCGGACGAAGCATCGACATGATCGGATCCTGTGGGGATTTCGCCGGGGGCGGGACGCGGTTAGTGTAGAACCACAATCCCCCCGGATCGAACCCAAGGCCGTCACCGCGTGTCCGCCGCCATCGCCACTCCCCTCGATGCCTTGTTGTCGCTGCCACCGGTGGCAGCGCTGGGCGCGCCTTGGCGGCAGGTCCTGGAACAATCGGCGGGATCCGAACCGCTGGCCGACGGTGCATTGGCGGAACTGGGCGACACCCTGGGCTCGCTGGCGCGGCTGAACGCCGATGGCGACGTGGTGCTGGCGGCGATCCTCCACGATCTGCCGGCGTGGCGTGCGCGGATCGAGCCGCAGTTGGCGAAGACTTGGCCGACGGTCGCGACGCTGCTGGAAGGCCAGCGCGCCGCAGGCCAGGTCTGGACGCTGCATGCCGCCGATGCGGGTGGCCGCAACGCCGAAGGCCTGCGCCGGCTGCTGCTGGTGATGGTGAAGGACCTGCGCGTGGTACCGATCCTGCTGGCGCGGCAGTTGGCGCTGATGCGCACCGCCGGCAAGCGCCCCGTGGCCGAGCGCCGGGCGCTGGCGCAACTGACCCGCGACATCCACGCGCCGCTGGCGAACCGGCTGGGCATCTGGCAATTGAAGTGGGAACTGGAGGATCTGGCGTTCCGCCATCTCGAGCCCGAGACCTACCAGAAGATCGCGCGCTGGCTGGACGAGAAGCGCGGCGATCGCGAGCGCTACATCGAACAGGT from Lysobacter sp. harbors:
- a CDS encoding sigma-70 family RNA polymerase sigma factor, with translation MTRVTESVRESPPEADGGHVPITALLQAWRRGEPDAAQALLPQVYLRLHRLAERALRGERQDHTLRATALIHEAFIRLADHASPDWQDRGHFFALVARMMRRILVDHARAQRAVRRGDGQVHFVDIDDVADLLPAAEGDPLDLIALDDALDALARHDVRKARVVEFRCFLGLSVEETAELLGVSEPTVILDLRLARAWLSTRLGTTDA
- the hrpA gene encoding ATP-dependent RNA helicase HrpA — protein: MTTIEPAKNGPGPGKPHDRALQNARRAVDGALSRDRGRLLGLWSRWNAKTEDAGTQAAFAEALAKSVTAREARAKALPTVFEIDPALPIGGEAERIVELIRNHQVVVIAGETGSGKTTQLPKLCLAAGRGAAGMIGCTQPRRIAARAVARRVAEELKTQVGGLVGFQVRFNDNVGEQTAVKFMTDGILLAEIQSDRWLSAYDTIIVDEAHERSLNIDFLLGYLKQLLVKRRDLKVIVTSATIDTERFSQHFGNAPVVSVEGRGYPVDVRYRPLNAGSDENGDGEDDAGEGGRSVLDGIVSACDEIARMGGMGDTLIFLPGEREIRDAHQALEKRKYRHTEVLPLYARLSARDQDRVFNPGPQRRIVLATNVAETSLTVPRIHYVVDPGFARVKRYSPRQKLDRLHIESISQASADQRKGRCGRIAPGTCFRLYAEADFLSRDAYTDPEIRRAALAGVILRMLSLGLGRIEDFPFLEPPEPRAVADGWQQLSELGAIDDARKLTQIGRTMARLPVDVKLARMLIAAQKHGCLREMLMIASFLGIQDPRERPSDQRGAADAAHAEFADPKSEFVGILKLWDAYRAAHEDMTQSQLRKWADKHFLGFLRLREWRELHRQLKLQCDELDWKSDDGGRGTGSSPPSPTLDATEAVRQGAPYAALHRALIAGLPTQIGNRTERGLYDGPRGRKYTIFPGSPLSKKPPPWLLSATLLDTEKVWSMTNAAIEPEWVIDELPHLLARRYHDPHWARSQGRVVGSEQISLFGLVLAPKKPVHYGALFPEESRQIFARDALVTGEINTRAGFLQRNLAMLAKAREEEAKQRRAGLVVDEDWQAQWYLDRLPPQIHNQQALDAWYGKLPAAEKAKLEWSFDDLMVGGASDAERFPKYLPLGDVRLAVNYRFEPGAPDDGMTVAVPLHLLNALDSTRLSWLAPGFVQDKAAALIKSLPKILRRNFVPAPDFARAFAEAFPLHDADSIEGALARFLKKLTGAEVGAVDFDPASIDAHLRANLRLLDADSRNVLAESRDLDDLRARFGKRAADAFSVRAAEGLAQRGLTDFPLISIPLSVPGAGGVPAYPALHDDGDSVSLAVHAERAEAQRHHPQGVRRLLRIASAEKLKQARKQLPVQAKTALLYAAIESQSPRRDGLKDSDRLREDLVEGAFVALAAEGLDAIRDGAAFEQRRDAIAKQLFAEAMTRLQQAETILGRVAEVRAALESKLMGWAKANLDDLHAQLAALASPGFLRDTPADALGEYPRYLKAMTLRAERALRDPVRDQARMLELKPFADALADAHARGIDAASGWQTLRWELEEFRVSLFAQEMGAKSGISAKKLAARLAQLR
- a CDS encoding DNA starvation/stationary phase protection protein, encoding MAKPSKTEKAAKSSSADKTSTKAHADASAGEIDIGISSSDRKKISEGLSRFLADSFTLYLKTHNFHWNVNGPMFNSLHVMFEGQYTEQWTALDETAERIRALGFNAPGSYAEFIKLSSIAEEPGLSDTADWREMVRQLVIGNEAVCRTARKVLKTADNAGDDPTTDLMTQRLNIHEKNAWMLRSLLA
- a CDS encoding tetratricopeptide repeat protein → MPDPSTTPSSAATSSALDVGGIARFRRVEALFAAALDQPAAVRADWLQAEEADASIRDEVSRLLIADARADEEAIERALAMAANGVLDAQPRALQPGVDGDGADAIEGWHLERRIGEGGMGTVYLARSTSGDGPPVAIKLLREGVDPVLLSRRFEAERKILATLSHPGIARLLDAGRTRTGSPYLVLEYIEGMPIDDYCDQLRLGVRERVELMSRVCEAVQNAHRNLVVHRDLKPSNVLVTPGGEPKLLDFGIAKLIEARLIESGDEPPAAANTGTVTRLGWMTPAYASPEQVLSAPARPASDVYSLGVLLYRLLTGLSPYGDAESNPSKLAQAIVELDPERASARILSTQITGPSLARAEQRRTTPGLLARTLSGDLDIILGKALAKEPDRRYGAAGELAADLSRWLRGLPISARPATFRYRAGKFLRRHRLATALAGLTTLLAVTFVIVVVVLLARTRVERDRATQMSALLTDLFEVAEPGPDQGSRITAQALLDRGAERAAVRLQDQPDSRARFLATLGRLYQQLGLYDRAAGSLQEAIALQRKLVGERSIEVADLTDHLARVKAGAGEFREAEPLFRRALELRRSLLPAGDERISSSINNLALVRHDLGHYEEAEPLYREIAGDTANPAGDPDGTTLGNLALLYFDLGRLEESEAAYRRVIELRSRTYGPDDVETAYAYDELGMVLAARGKHTEGKAQIERGLRIRRQRVGNEHRDVARSLGHLGAAERLSGDPDAAERHLRQALELQLRLLGKDHAEVADSQLELGLVLLDRGRLDEAGELLQRARDLHAIAVGAEHPLQGRPLAGLARWAAMRGDCANAVALADQAIQRLPKLDPRRVELRGVIEHCNRPSAD